The genome window CCCAGGTCGGTATGGACTTTGCTCAGATCGCTGGCCGAGAAGATGGGGTAGTAGCGGCCCCCAGTTCGGTCGGCCACCTTTTTGAGCATCTCCTCGTCGAAGTTGTGGCCGTGGGTGCCTACCCCAATGGCGTGCACCTTGATACCCCGCCTGCGCGCTTCTTCGGCAATTTTGAGCGGGTCGTTGCCGGAGACGTCGTGGCCGTGCGAGAAGAGCACAATCACCCCAGGGCTCATGCCCTCGGGCGGGCTTTCCGGGAGGGCTTCCAGGGCGGCCAGCAGCCCGTAAGTAAAGGAGAACCCTCCACCCAGGTCGAGGCTGTCAATGGCTGATCGAAACGCCGCGCGGTCGGTGGTAGGCGGTAGCAGCAAGGTTCCGTAACCGGAAAAGGTTGCAACGCCCACCTTGATGTGCTTGGGGAGCTTCTCCACCAGCGCCTTGGCGGCCATCTGGGTGGCCACCATGCGGTTGGGCGTGATATCGGTCTGGCGCATCGACCAGCCGTTTTCGATAGCCAGAATCACCCCGGCCAAGTTCTCGGGCATCATCAGCCGGAGGGTGGGGCGGGCCGTGGCGATGAGGGCGGCCACCAGGGCCAGAAAAAAGCCAATGGCAGGCAGGTAAACCCAGATGGAATTTTGCACCACATGACCCATCGGGCCTATCCCCGGATACCAGACATAACTGCTGGAGCGCCCGCTTTGCATGCGCCAGTACAGCACAGCCAGCAGCACCAGAACTAGCAGGCTTAGCAGGTTCCAGGGCGCGAGAAAACCCATGGTCTGGCCCCCTTTACGGCACCCGTCGCTGCCAGCGCAGGCTCAGCCCAGCCGCCATAATCATCAACACGGCGGCCAGGGCCGAAAGCAGCGAGGAAATCTCGGTCTTGGTGCCCTCCCAGCGGATCACCACGCCCAGCTCCTGTACAATCGCCCGCAGGGCTTCCTCGGTAGGGGGGTAGGTATTCTTGCCGCCGGTAGCTTGGGCAAGCTGCTCGAGGTTCCGGGACTCGAAGGGGATGTAGTAGTTCCGGCCCTCGATCTGGGCTACTGCGCCGCCGGGCTGGCCCATGGGAAAGGTGTAAAGCCGGACGTTGGCGTTATTGGCAAACCGCGCCGCAATCTCGAGGCTGTTGCGGGTGGGCAGGCCGGGGTTGGTGCTCACGTTGGAAGCCCCGTCCGACAGGATTACCACGCTACCGGGCAGCAGGTCCTGGGGGGGCTGGGTCTGGGGGGTGGGGAGATCGGGCACCCCCTGCAAGGGATCGGGCTGCTGCAAACCGGGCGGCTGGAGCTCGGCGGGGGGTTTGAGGTTTTTGCGCCCCGGCAGCATCCGCACCCCGGTGATGATGGCGTTCTCGATGGAGGTGTTCTGGGCCGGTTTAAGCCGCTCGATGGCCTCCAGAAGTTTCTGGCGGTCGGTGGTGGGCATCACCAGGGCCGAGGCCGAGTCGGAAAAGCTCACCAGGCCAATCTGGGTGGTGGGCGGGGCCAGCTCGATAAACTTGCGGGCCGTGGCCTTGGCGGCTTCCAGGCGGCTGGGGTTCAGGTCGGCGGCCAGCATCGAGCGCGAGGTATCCACCGCCAGCACCACCGCCGCTTTGTTGGTGGGTAAGGGTGGGCTGGCCACCGGGCGGGCCGCCGCCAGCAAGAGCAGAAACAGGGCCAGCAGTTGCAAAGCCAGCGGCCAGCGCACGTGGGCTTTGGGCGGCTGGTGTACTACCACCCTGCGCAAACGCTCATCGGCAAAAGCCTCGGCAGTGCGCTCGCGCCGTCTTTTAGCCCAGACCAAAAACCCTAGCAGCAGCGGTAATAGCAGCAGCAACCATAAGAAAACCGGCCAGGTAAAGCTCATCTTCGCCCCCTTCTGCGTAGGGTGAACTTGAGGAGTGGCTCCACAATTTCCTGTGCGGTGGACAGGCTGAGCACATCCAC of Meiothermus sp. contains these proteins:
- a CDS encoding VWA domain-containing protein — encoded protein: MGFLAPWNLLSLLVLVLLAVLYWRMQSGRSSSYVWYPGIGPMGHVVQNSIWVYLPAIGFFLALVAALIATARPTLRLMMPENLAGVILAIENGWSMRQTDITPNRMVATQMAAKALVEKLPKHIKVGVATFSGYGTLLLPPTTDRAAFRSAIDSLDLGGGFSFTYGLLAALEALPESPPEGMSPGVIVLFSHGHDVSGNDPLKIAEEARRRGIKVHAIGVGTHGHNFDEEMLKKVADRTGGRYYPIFSASDLSKVHTDLGRVLAWRPQTTEISGILSLLAALVLGFSMGWSALRRRVI
- a CDS encoding VWA domain-containing protein, whose translation is MSFTWPVFLWLLLLLPLLLGFLVWAKRRRERTAEAFADERLRRVVVHQPPKAHVRWPLALQLLALFLLLLAAARPVASPPLPTNKAAVVLAVDTSRSMLAADLNPSRLEAAKATARKFIELAPPTTQIGLVSFSDSASALVMPTTDRQKLLEAIERLKPAQNTSIENAIITGVRMLPGRKNLKPPAELQPPGLQQPDPLQGVPDLPTPQTQPPQDLLPGSVVILSDGASNVSTNPGLPTRNSLEIAARFANNANVRLYTFPMGQPGGAVAQIEGRNYYIPFESRNLEQLAQATGGKNTYPPTEEALRAIVQELGVVIRWEGTKTEISSLLSALAAVLMIMAAGLSLRWQRRVP